ATTGATGCCTCAACAACGTCGATAGACATTGTACCTTCAGAAACCGTGCAAGGCTTGTGGACAATCCCAAAGAGACAGCAAAGTACCTCTCTGTTCCTCAAAATCTCGTGGTACGCAAACGAACGTACAGCAGTGCTCTTGGTGAATAAAAGAATTTCGTAAAGCAGTCGGACCATTAGGTACACATGGGCAAAAGAATCCTCCTTGTGGCATTCTAACAGTGTGttttctccatcctttGTGTCGAAAATCACCGAGAACATTTGGTTATACATTGACCGTGGCTGAGTCGCCAGGGCTCTTAAATCAGTTTGGGATATAATGGTACCAATTTGATGAATGTAGTTACAGAGTTGATCCAGTGACAAATCCGTACCTCGCAGCGCGTTGTAGACCTCCAAAGCGACCTCTGATGGTGAGTTAGCCGAGGAATAGTCTCCAAAGAGCTGAGACTCGACGTTGCTGACATCTTGAAAGGGTTCATCGTCTACATACGTCTTTAGCCACTTTTCGAACCAACTCGTGTAGAGCTGCGCCATTTAATATCCTCTGAGGGGTTCGTCTAGCCTCCCATGGTGTGTCGCCAAGTTTTGCTCTACACCTGTCCATTATTTGCATCTATGAAGGCGAGTAGCTCCTTTATCGttacattttcatcatcgTTGAGGTTTTCAGATGGACAGTCGCAACTGGACTCGTAGCCAGCTTTCACTTCTCGGTCCATGACCCAAACTTCGTCAACTTCTGTTGACAAATCGCTTCCAAAGTCGCAAAATATCTCATCAATCGGCTCTTGGTCCTCGTTTTCCCGTATGTCAAAGACCTGTGGCGGCTGATACTTCATCTCGTCCATCATTGTTGGTTCTTGGCGATAAATTACACCGTCAGAGGCCCATTGATCCTGTCTTTGTACGTATCTAAGGGTAAATGATATGGATACGCTGGACTTACCTCAGTGTGTGGAGCATCCCTGTGTACGTCTGGTACTCGGTGGATCCAGTTTCTGCATTTATGCCTTCTATTTCGACCTTGTATGGCTCGACAACCCAACTAAGCTCGTGATCTTTTGAGTAGATACAGTAGCTCTCAATTTGTTGTTTCAAATCCTCAGTTTTACGATCTTCAACTTCTGCATGCATCGACGCTGGATCTTTGGTTCCGAAGCTAAAATCTTTTTCATTTACATACAGATCCATTTTTTATGAGTGATTAAttacaaatgtacaaataGTATACAGTTGAGGGGAGACCCGTGATGAGTCACTTtaaatgttccaaaggAGAGTTGCCATGGTAAGCATCTTGCACTTTGTTGAAACAAGATCCTTTGAGTATCCTCCAGCAATATCAGACTCCAAAAATTCGATCCTACAAATTCCATCACTTGCCACGCAAACTAACCTTGAGGTGTAGACACGTCTTTGTATATCAGAATCTGACCTTATTGCCGCATTTAGGGGCTGTGCATTGTGTGATTAGAGATCGAGGagaaaacaaaccttgGATTCTCCCTTGGAGGCCAGGACAGCTCCTTCATCTAAAAAGTACGAGGGACACGATTTTTGCAGTGGCTAATTATTTTCATGCGAGCAAAAAAGATAAACAAACATGTATCAGATCTTGTAGTTTGTGCGGATTGAATGGAGCTCCCTTGTCCACAATTTCGTAAAATgttttttccttttccacTATTGAGCGTATGCGTTTGCGATGTTCAGCCTTCTACAAGATTTTATTGCTGACAACGACAACAAGTACCTGGACTGCGATATTTTCCGATATCCTTGATGCGTTGGCTCTCTCGTAGCTCTTTATTTCTTGCTCCAGCGTTTTCCTCCTCACCTCGTTCTTACAAGTCGCCAGCTCAACAACTATGTTTTGAGTGTAAAAGACAAGGGGCGGAAACAAAACCTACTTAGTGCTTCGCGATCTTCGAGGTATTTATTATACTCTGGAGTTGTCTGGAAGTTAATCCTCGTGTCATTGTACCTATGGCAGAATATAGTGTCCATTACTAgtttgacattttaaaaaccACAAACTTACACTTGCAAAACCCTTTTTCTAGCATCCTTGTGTGAGTTGTAGTAGATGGAGCAAATGTCAAAGGGGACGAATGACATACGTGTAATGTGACAGCGGCATATGGCGCACTGTGTATGACCAGCTTGAGATGCCACTGTTGTTATTTTGCATAAGTTGGTGAAGTAAACAAACGCTGTCGTTCGGCGCAAACGTCGCATCTGTACAGGATATTTATGGATGTATGGACATGTACCGAGTACGGCCACTCATGGAGTCAATATAAAGCGGATAAAACGCCAGAGAGCCTAGACAAGCATGCCATGGGCTACCAGAGGACCACAAACGAGTACTTTTGGACGTATAAAACTTACATTTTATGGTCGCATACTTCAGAAACGAGTAGAGTCTTCCCACTCAGAGGTGTGATGATTTCCAGACAAATTGGACACTCGGTATCCATTTCCCGGCAGACTAGTGTCCTTCAACCATAATTCCGCACCTTTATAAGTCCATCAATGGGTAAAAGTGGAAAATAGAGGGAGTGAGGCCCCTGGAGAGAAGATTGAAAATGTCAACGGGCGACGCGGTAGGTTGTGGTGAGGGAGCGCGATTCGCTAGTGTGTAGGTTGGTTAGGTGATGtaaatctccaaaatgGCAGTGAGTTAGTATGGATACTGTAAAGTATTTGATAAAAGTTGACATTCACGAGGTCAAGGATGTGATTTTTAGAGAGCCTGGGACCGAGCGGAATATTGTCCCTAATCTTTACTTGACGGTGACAGTTGGCTCTGCAACTTACTCTACGATACAGCGCAATGAAGCATCCAACGCCATCTTCAACTCCAGCTTCAACTTTACGCTGGATCTCACACCTCTGGAATTCCAACGGACGAGGATCATCATTTCTTTGCATCACAAGTACACGATTCAGAGCGGAGACATTGGATACCATGCGTTTAGCCTGCCGCTGATCTACTCGAAACAGCAACACTGCATCAACAGGTCATGGGTCAAGGTCTTCTCGCCAGTGTATCCCTCTCATCACGTGGTAAGTTTGGGTTTCTATTCTTGAATAGGTACATGGAGACAAAGGGGATAATGGATGAAATGTTTGATCTAGATGTGTAACGGAATGAACCCGAATGAATGTTGCTACAGAGCATTCAGATGACTCTGGATAttctctctgacggtgaaCTAGTTACgagggagtctatctctactgtatgctccctttggtcgcattgaaTTCTCATGGATTTCAGAGTTTGACagagcatactctctgaacatggaggatgagtgggAGTGATGATGGCAAGATATTGCATTTAGAGGTAAACAGAAGATGTGGAGACCAAGGATCATGTAGTTGTCCAGGCGAGAAACCAGATGGTGGTGTAGAAGTCAAAAAGGGGTCCAGCAATCAAAATGCTGTTGGTTTTGTTTCCCTTACTCATTACCTTAAGGATGGAACAATTTCCCTTAAAAAAGACCTAGATGGAGGTGATAAACTTGAAGGTTCAGATGTTTCTAACGTTAAGGATGTTTCCGTTTACTATTGGGAGGAAGACAAGGAACATACAAAACCACTTCTTATTGAGGTTAATAATGGTGAAGTCAAGCCAAGATATTACAAAAAATCTAAAGAGGGGGAGTCAGGAAGTACTGACACACATATCTGGAAGCTTCATGACAATTCTGATGGCACATCCTTACAGGCTTTGTTAGACGATAGAAACTGTGTATGGCATAATGTAATTCCATTTTATCTTGATGAGCCAGAAAAAGGTATAGGTACTAGTTCAGATTGTgcaaaaaataaaaatgtcGAATTTGTTAGGCCATCTCCACTTTCTGGGAGTGAATACATGGTTACTGAGTATAAGCTTAATGGTGATGGAAGTACCAGATTTTCGAGGGTTATGCTTGATAAAGATAGGGTAAATGGTATCATTATCCCTAATGATATAATTAGTAATATTCGACTATATTCATCGCCGATTAATGATAGTGCCACACCAATTATGTTTGAGTTTGTTGGTAATACTGGAGGAGACTCTAAATGGTACTTTAATCAAGGTGGAAATGGTATTCAATGGCCACAAGATGCAGGATCCAGTGGGTTCTATAACGGCAAAGATAATCTTTTATCTCAACTCACGGAGAAGTTTACTAAGAAGTTAGACGGGCTAGTTTGTGAATACCATAATGGTGTAACCATTGATTTATCACATAGTATATCTACATCAGGGGGAAGCTACTGTTGTGATCAACATAAAGGTAAGGGTGGTATGGTAACTGTAGAGGCAAtagaaattaaaaatgaaTCCAGCTCAAGTCATACCACAGTATATAGACACTCCATTAAAGATTCTCAACATAAGTTGGTTGACATTAAATTCtacaaggatgatgatCAGAGTCAAAGAAGACATATACAGTCCACCAGCTTAAACTTTCCAATTCCTGGCCCTGTGGAAATTTACACCTTTTATTCTAATGGTAGTAGAGACCCTAAGCTTATATACGTTCACAAGGATTCGGACAATAGAGCTACTGGATGGTACCAAATGCAGGGCACTAGTGGTAATGACAGGAAGTGGAAGAAAACCTATCAAAAACTCAAGGGTATTGATAAAGGTAAGATAGAAAGCCGCAACCTAGGCTGTCAACAGTGGAATTATCTTGTAAAGGAGCTTAAGCACACTAACAGTGacttgcaagaatgtcCTCAAGAGATTGCTAAACAACAACTAGAACAACGAGCAGAACTACGTGCTGAAGACGGTGCTAAACAAATGGAACTAGCACCTGAAGAACTAGGACAAGAAGCAGctaaagaggaagagaaaaagaaaaggacTGAAGAAGACTTATCTAAACTTACTGTTGCTGCTTCTGCTCCTCATCAAGGTACCGAAGCTGCTGCTGAACCTCCTACTGGTCCTCCTGGAGCTCCATCTACTTCTACTAAATCTCCTCCTACTGCTTCTCATGGATCTACTCCTCCAGCTCCTTCTGAAGAACCTCAAGCTGCTGAATTTGGTGCTGAAGCCGGTCTTACTACTGCTGCCACTAGTCTATGGTTAACCTTTGGAGCATCTTCTGGTACCCTTaccggagctggtggtcttactggacttggttggtgggcatttaaacgttctagaggagatccttgggttagacagatttaggagtctatggatgatacTCTAGAGATACTAGCTTGTGTACTGAatagttggtcttaatttgttggtttgttcTCTAATTATGGCAATCAATAAAGAGCATTTAATGAACAATTGTTGGAAATATTCTAGGGAACCCGTGATTAAGGACATTTCAATCACTTTATCCCATTTGTTCCTTTATTTTATACATACTCATCCATTTATTTCCCATTAACACAACTTTATAGGGTATAATGCTAACATCAATTGGTGTTTTTGGACCAGGAGATAATGTTCCACTGTTTAAGGAAAACGATGGTCCATCCGGTCAAGCGTTAGCAGCAGATGGAAGTTCAAGTCTGAAGAAACAATTCAATACCCCGGAATTGAGGGTCAAGTATTACATGCTATACTTCAACATCGTATGCGGTCGAGACTTCATAGCACATGCTTCGATGTTATCTTCCAGTATTGCACCTTATGTTAAAATTTGCCACTTTGGTATGGAAGAACAAACACGTATAATAAAAGATACACCGGATCCAGAATGGCAAACAACAATATATGTCCCGTGCATGTCCCCTTCATTCGTAAGTTTACCAGTTACACGTGCATTAGTTGTATAGGATGAGCTGGTGACTATTGAGATTTGGAACGGTGAAACTGGTGGGATACTGTTGCATGTAGAATCCATAGACCTCTTGCATCTCTTTAACAATGAATATGCTCCTAGG
This region of Theileria equi strain WA chromosome 1, complete sequence genomic DNA includes:
- a CDS encoding hypothetical protein (encoded by transcript BEWA_022800A) → MDTVKYLIKVDIHEVKDVIFREPGTERNIVPNLYLTVTVGSATYSTIQRNEASNAIFNSSFNFTLDLTPLEFQRTRIIISLHHKYTIQSGDIGYHAFSLPLIYSKQQHCINRSWVKVFSPVYPSHHVVSLGFYS
- a CDS encoding hypothetical protein (encoded by transcript BEWA_022810A), giving the protein MSGSDDGKILHLEVNRRCGDQGSCSCPGEKPDGGVEVKKGSSNQNAVGFVSLTHYLKDGTISLKKDLDGGDKLEGSDVSNVKDVSVYYWEEDKEHTKPLLIEVNNGEVKPRYYKKSKEGESGSTDTHIWKLHDNSDGTSLQALLDDRNCVWHNVIPFYLDEPEKGIGTSSDCAKNKNVEFVRPSPLSGSEYMVTEYKLNGDGSTRFSRVMLDKDRVNGIIIPNDIISNIRLYSSPINDSATPIMFEFVGNTGGDSKWYFNQGGNGIQWPQDAGSSGFYNGKDNLLSQLTEKFTKKLDGLVCEYHNGVTIDLSHSISTSGGSYCCDQHKGKGGMVTVEAIEIKNESSSSHTTVYRHSIKDSQHKLVDIKFYKDDDQSQRRHIQSTSLNFPIPGPVEIYTFYSNGSRDPKLIYVHKDSDNRATGWYQMQGTSGNDRKWKKTYQKLKGIDKGKIESRNLGCQQWNYLVKELKHTNSDLQECPQEIAKQQLEQRAELRAEDGAKQMELAPEELGQEAAKEEEKKKRTEEDLSKLTVAASAPHQGTEAAAEPPTGPPGAPSTSTKSPPTASHGSTPPAPSEEPQAAEFGAEAGLTTAATSLWLTFGASSGTLTGAGGLTGLGWWAFKRSRGDPWVRQI
- a CDS encoding hypothetical protein (encoded by transcript BEWA_022780A); its protein translation is MDLYVNEKDFSFGTKDPASMHAEVEDRKTEDLKQQIESYCIYSKDHELSWVVEPYKVEIEGINAETGSTEYQTYTGMLHTLRYVQRQDQWASDGVIYRQEPTMMDEMKYQPPQVFDIRENEDQEPIDEIFCDFGSDLSTEVDEVWVMDREVKAGYESSCDCPSENLNDDENVTIKELLAFIDANNGQV
- a CDS encoding CDK-activating kinase assembly factor, putative (encoded by transcript BEWA_022790A); translation: MDTECPICLEIITPLSGKTLLVSEVCDHKICDVCAERQLASQAGHTQCAICRCHITRMSFVPFDICSIYYNSHKDARKRVLQVYNDTRINFQTTPEYNKYLEDREALIVELATCKNEVRRKTLEQEIKSYERANASRISENIAVQKAEHRKRIRSIVEKEKTFYEIVDKGAPFNPHKLQDLIHPLQKSCPSYFLDEGAVLASKGESKPLNAAIRSDSDIQRRVYTSRIEFLESDIAGGYSKDLVSTKCKMLTMATLLWNI